One genomic region from Macellibacteroides fermentans encodes:
- a CDS encoding Gfo/Idh/MocA family protein → MKKLNAVTAVVLGASGRGKLYGDYSLEHPEDLLIVGIAEPVPLRREMYGDKYHVPVENRLATWEEMLARPKFADAVIIATPDHLHYAPCMKALELGYDILLEKPIAQTEEECRKLVDYARQTGKIVGLTHVLRYSPYFLMLKEMVDSKKIGDLVSIQHFEPVDHVHMSHSYVRGSWRDSKASTPLVLAKSSHDLDILHWIVGKPCKKVVAFGDLAHFKAANAPQGAPQRCTDGCPVEADCPFSALKIYYRDRTWLYVFDLPVDPDKQGDVILENLKNGNYGKCVYHCNNNQPDHYTMLLEFDGGVTVNFSIEAFTSYSGRRTRIMGTRGDIVGDMEQFVHTDFASGKSVTYDAHAMDALNYEGVGHGGGDTGMIRDWIEAVRKQDSSLMSTPLEDSLESHLIAFAAERSRAKDKIVYLRPLKHYLGL, encoded by the coding sequence GTGAAAAAACTTAATGCTGTAACAGCAGTTGTATTGGGAGCAAGTGGAAGAGGAAAACTTTATGGAGATTATTCGCTGGAACACCCCGAAGATTTATTGATTGTAGGAATTGCGGAACCTGTGCCTTTACGAAGGGAAATGTATGGAGATAAGTACCATGTTCCAGTAGAGAACCGGTTGGCAACCTGGGAGGAAATGCTTGCTAGACCCAAATTTGCAGATGCAGTGATTATTGCCACTCCGGATCACCTGCATTACGCACCTTGTATGAAAGCGTTGGAGCTGGGATACGATATCTTATTAGAAAAACCAATCGCACAAACCGAAGAAGAATGCCGAAAGCTGGTGGATTATGCCCGCCAGACCGGTAAAATAGTGGGACTTACCCATGTGTTACGCTATTCTCCTTACTTTTTGATGCTTAAGGAGATGGTTGACAGCAAAAAAATTGGTGATTTGGTAAGTATTCAGCACTTCGAGCCGGTTGATCATGTGCACATGAGCCATTCGTATGTACGGGGAAGCTGGAGAGATTCCAAGGCCAGTACCCCATTGGTATTGGCTAAATCAAGTCATGATCTGGATATATTACATTGGATTGTAGGTAAACCATGTAAGAAAGTAGTTGCTTTCGGCGATTTAGCACACTTCAAGGCTGCTAATGCACCTCAAGGAGCTCCACAACGTTGCACAGACGGTTGTCCGGTTGAAGCAGACTGCCCGTTTTCTGCATTAAAAATATATTACCGCGACCGTACCTGGCTTTATGTTTTTGATCTGCCCGTGGATCCGGATAAGCAGGGAGACGTTATTCTCGAAAATCTTAAAAATGGTAACTACGGAAAGTGTGTATATCATTGCAATAATAATCAGCCCGATCATTACACAATGCTTCTGGAATTTGATGGTGGAGTGACGGTTAATTTCTCCATAGAGGCTTTCACATCCTACAGTGGCAGACGTACCCGGATTATGGGAACTCGTGGAGACATAGTGGGAGATATGGAACAATTTGTACACACTGATTTTGCTTCCGGTAAATCTGTAACCTATGATGCCCACGCGATGGATGCCCTCAATTACGAAGGTGTAGGACATGGGGGAGGAGATACCGGTATGATCAGGGATTGGATTGAGGCTGTACGTAAACAAGATTCTTCATTGATGTCTACACCACTGGAAGATTCGCTGGAAAGTCACCTTATTGCTTTTGCTGCCGAGCGTAGCCGGGCAAAGGATAAGATTGTCTACCTGCGCCCTTTGAAGCATTATTTAGGCCTTTAA
- the guaA gene encoding glutamine-hydrolyzing GMP synthase: MHEKIIILDFGSQTTQLIGRRLRELNMYCEIVPYNHFPEDASDVKGVILSGSPYSVNDETAFKADLSGIRGKYPVLGICYGAQFLAYTSGGKVESGDSREYGRANLGSINGNDPLLKGIEAGSQVWMSHGDTITVLPSSFKIVASTNDVPAAAYHIEGEQTWGVQFHPEVFHTTDGTKILDNFLSICGCAKDWTPASFIESTVADLKKQLGDDKVILALSGGVDSSVTAVLLNKAIGKNLTCIFVDHGLLRKNEFEKVMDDYEHLGLNVIGVNAKEKFYRELHGVTDPEQKRKIIGKGFIDVFDEEAKKLKDIKWLGQGTIYPDVIESLSITGTVIKSHHNVGGLPDTMKLKLVEPLRLLFKDEVRRVGNELGMMPNLIKRHPFPGPGLGIRVLGEITPEKIEILQNADDIYISLMREWGLYDKIWQAGSILLPVRSVGVMGDERTYDYTIALRAVTSTDAMTADWAQLPYDFLAKVSNEIINKVKGVNRVVYDISSKPPATIEWE; the protein is encoded by the coding sequence ATGCACGAGAAAATTATTATTCTTGATTTTGGCTCGCAAACAACTCAGCTGATCGGACGCAGACTCAGAGAGTTAAATATGTATTGTGAGATTGTTCCCTACAACCATTTCCCGGAAGATGCATCGGACGTGAAAGGGGTGATTCTTTCAGGTAGCCCTTACTCGGTAAATGACGAAACAGCGTTTAAGGCCGATTTATCTGGAATCAGAGGGAAATACCCGGTACTTGGCATTTGCTATGGCGCACAATTCTTAGCATATACATCGGGCGGAAAAGTAGAATCGGGCGACTCTCGTGAATACGGTCGGGCTAATCTTGGTTCTATTAACGGCAACGACCCATTATTAAAGGGTATTGAAGCAGGTTCGCAGGTTTGGATGTCGCACGGAGATACCATTACGGTTCTTCCCTCTTCATTCAAAATTGTAGCCAGCACAAACGACGTTCCGGCTGCAGCATATCACATTGAAGGCGAGCAGACCTGGGGTGTACAGTTCCATCCGGAAGTATTCCATACTACAGACGGTACTAAGATTCTGGACAACTTCCTTTCTATCTGCGGATGTGCAAAAGACTGGACTCCGGCTTCTTTCATCGAGTCTACTGTGGCCGATTTGAAAAAACAATTGGGAGACGACAAAGTGATTCTGGCATTGTCGGGCGGTGTGGATTCTTCTGTAACGGCTGTTCTGCTTAACAAGGCGATCGGAAAAAACCTTACCTGTATATTCGTTGACCACGGTTTGCTCCGTAAAAATGAATTTGAAAAGGTGATGGACGATTACGAACACCTGGGACTTAATGTTATCGGTGTTAATGCGAAAGAAAAATTCTACCGCGAACTGCATGGCGTAACCGATCCTGAACAAAAACGTAAGATTATTGGTAAAGGCTTTATCGACGTATTCGACGAAGAGGCCAAGAAGCTTAAAGATATCAAGTGGCTGGGACAAGGAACTATTTATCCGGACGTGATCGAATCTCTTTCAATCACCGGAACGGTAATTAAGAGTCACCATAACGTAGGTGGTCTGCCCGATACCATGAAACTTAAATTGGTTGAACCATTGCGACTGTTGTTTAAAGACGAAGTTCGTCGTGTGGGCAACGAGCTGGGTATGATGCCAAACCTAATTAAACGTCATCCATTCCCGGGACCGGGACTTGGAATCCGTGTATTGGGCGAAATCACTCCAGAGAAGATCGAAATCCTTCAGAATGCCGATGATATCTATATTTCATTGATGCGCGAATGGGGATTGTACGATAAGATCTGGCAGGCTGGCTCTATCTTGCTGCCGGTTCGTTCGGTAGGTGTAATGGGCGACGAGCGTACATACGATTATACAATCGCTTTACGTGCTGTAACTTCCACCGATGCCATGACGGCCGACTGGGCTCAGCTTCCTTACGATTTCCTTGCTAAAGTTTCGAACGAAATCATAAACAAGGTAAAAGGTGTAAACCGCGTTGTTTACGACATCAGCTCTAAACCTCCCGCAACAATCGAGTGGGAATAA
- a CDS encoding NupC/NupG family nucleoside CNT transporter, which yields MVASTGGFGIESLLRGVVGIITVLAVSYLMSSNRKKIDWKLVGSGLLIQFVLALSVLYVPFVGTLFELLGKAFIKLMDFTQAGVGFLLGPYATKSNGFIFLIHSMPVIIFFTAIVSLFYHWGIIQRVVGAFSWVLRKFMNVSGAEGLVVSGNIFMGMTESPVLIKNYLPSMNRSEIFLVMVAGMGTIAGSVMATYIGMLSGGDPAARLLFAKHLLSASVMAAPGSIVIAKMLCPQTEPVTEQEVKVSLENQHHNILEALASGTSVGIKLVVNIAAMLLVFISMVALLNYVSEGLIGKYTGLNDWVVSVTDGKQQGFTFQFILGIILSPFMWLIGVPFDDMMLVGSLLGQKTILNEFVAYFQLQQWKDAGLFVYEKSIIMSTYILCGFANISSIGILLGGLGVLTPNKQNLISKLGIPTMIGGALVSIMSATMVGMILG from the coding sequence ATGGTCGCATCAACCGGCGGATTTGGAATTGAATCGCTCCTGCGAGGTGTAGTAGGCATTATAACAGTGCTTGCAGTTTCATATTTAATGAGCTCAAACCGTAAAAAAATTGACTGGAAACTGGTGGGAAGCGGACTCCTGATTCAGTTTGTCCTGGCATTATCCGTTCTTTATGTACCTTTTGTAGGTACACTCTTCGAGCTCCTTGGCAAAGCATTTATCAAGTTGATGGACTTTACGCAAGCCGGTGTTGGTTTTCTTTTAGGCCCGTATGCGACAAAAAGCAATGGATTTATCTTCCTTATACATTCGATGCCGGTTATCATTTTCTTTACAGCCATCGTTTCTTTATTTTATCATTGGGGAATTATCCAGCGTGTAGTTGGTGCATTCTCCTGGGTACTCAGAAAATTTATGAATGTATCCGGTGCCGAAGGGCTGGTTGTTTCGGGTAATATTTTTATGGGAATGACCGAGTCGCCTGTATTGATCAAGAATTATCTGCCCTCAATGAATCGTTCCGAAATATTTCTGGTAATGGTTGCAGGGATGGGTACGATAGCCGGTTCGGTGATGGCAACCTATATCGGGATGCTTTCTGGAGGAGATCCGGCTGCTCGTTTGCTTTTTGCCAAACATTTATTGTCGGCTTCGGTGATGGCTGCCCCCGGCTCTATTGTAATTGCCAAGATGTTATGTCCGCAAACCGAGCCGGTTACCGAACAGGAGGTGAAGGTTTCTTTAGAGAATCAACATCACAATATATTGGAAGCATTGGCCTCGGGTACTTCGGTTGGAATAAAATTGGTAGTAAACATTGCGGCGATGCTGTTGGTGTTTATTTCTATGGTTGCACTTCTGAATTATGTATCAGAAGGACTTATAGGGAAATACACCGGACTAAATGATTGGGTGGTATCCGTTACCGATGGCAAGCAGCAGGGTTTCACATTTCAATTTATCTTAGGAATAATCCTCTCTCCATTTATGTGGTTGATAGGTGTGCCTTTTGATGATATGATGCTGGTAGGTTCCTTATTGGGGCAGAAAACAATTCTGAATGAATTTGTTGCCTATTTTCAGTTGCAGCAATGGAAAGATGCCGGGTTATTTGTATATGAAAAGTCCATAATCATGTCGACCTACATCCTTTGCGGATTTGCTAATATATCATCCATCGGTATACTTTTAGGAGGACTTGGAGTTCTTACTCCCAATAAACAAAATTTGATAAGCAAACTAGGAATTCCAACCATGATCGGCGGAGCTTTGGTTTCCATAATGTCGGCAACTATGGTAGGAATGATTTTAGGATAA
- a CDS encoding glycoside hydrolase family 5 protein, with protein sequence MITRRDFLKMAGTASVVGALKPDFAFADVMNTFSEVNKLPRWRGFNLLDFFSPVKRGPNDRNASLTTENDFKWMADWGFDFVRIPMAYPSYLQFDPKGDPNKRITKEEVLLFDESAIERVDHLITKANQHGLHVSLNLHRAPGFCINAGFHEPYNLWRDKEAQKALYAHWEMWAKRYKGISSKLLSFDLLNEPCAPVDMNDQHTQKPPVDGAIYRQVAEGCLRVIKEQNQSRLVVADGNGGGSFVVPELTDLPLAQSCRGYYPHYISHYRASWVWKNPDDSPAVEWPGVINGETFNREVLQAFYKPWLDLAKSGVGVHCGECGCYRETPHDVFLRWFEDQLSIFTEHQIGYALWNFRGDFGILDSKRKDVKYKDWYGHQLDEKMLQLLQKY encoded by the coding sequence ATGATAACACGTAGAGATTTCTTAAAGATGGCAGGTACGGCCTCTGTTGTGGGAGCGCTTAAGCCTGATTTTGCATTTGCTGATGTGATGAATACTTTTTCGGAGGTTAATAAACTCCCCAGGTGGAGAGGTTTTAATTTGCTTGATTTCTTTTCGCCGGTGAAACGGGGACCTAATGATAGGAACGCATCTCTGACTACCGAAAATGATTTTAAATGGATGGCCGACTGGGGTTTTGATTTTGTTCGTATTCCGATGGCATACCCCTCATATCTGCAGTTTGATCCTAAAGGCGATCCTAACAAACGAATTACAAAAGAGGAGGTTCTTCTGTTTGATGAATCTGCCATCGAAAGAGTAGATCATCTGATAACAAAAGCAAACCAGCACGGCTTACATGTAAGTCTGAATCTCCACCGCGCTCCCGGTTTTTGCATCAATGCGGGTTTTCATGAGCCCTATAATTTGTGGCGTGATAAAGAAGCGCAGAAAGCTCTGTATGCCCATTGGGAAATGTGGGCCAAGCGGTATAAAGGTATTTCGTCCAAACTACTTAGTTTTGATTTATTGAACGAACCCTGTGCTCCGGTGGACATGAACGACCAGCACACCCAGAAGCCTCCGGTAGACGGAGCTATTTACAGACAAGTTGCCGAAGGTTGCCTGCGTGTAATTAAAGAGCAGAACCAAAGCAGGCTAGTTGTTGCCGACGGGAATGGAGGCGGCTCGTTTGTTGTTCCGGAGCTGACAGATCTACCTTTGGCACAAAGTTGCCGTGGTTACTATCCTCATTATATATCTCATTACCGGGCTTCGTGGGTTTGGAAAAATCCGGACGATTCGCCTGCGGTTGAATGGCCCGGAGTAATTAACGGCGAAACATTTAACAGGGAGGTGTTGCAGGCTTTTTACAAACCCTGGCTCGATCTGGCAAAAAGCGGAGTTGGAGTTCATTGCGGCGAGTGCGGTTGTTATCGCGAAACACCCCACGACGTATTTCTTCGTTGGTTTGAAGATCAGCTAAGTATCTTTACAGAGCATCAGATTGGTTACGCATTATGGAATTTCCGTGGCGATTTTGGTATCCTCGACTCTAAGCGAAAGGATGTGAAATACAAAGACTGGTACGGTCATCAGTTGGATGAGAAAATGCTTCAGCTGTTACAAAAATATTGA
- a CDS encoding 16S rRNA (uracil(1498)-N(3))-methyltransferase, with product MQIFYTPDIAVNTELPDEEGQHAIRVLRLNEGAEILLTDGKGTFYKAAIAVANAKHCRVDILEQWSPGKLWDFTLHIAVAPTKNMDRLEWFAEKATEIGIDAITCLNCRYSERKEVKPARIEKILVSAMKQSQKATLPVLTGMTDFKTFVSQPFDGRKFIAHCNEGEKPLIKQIYNPGESALVLIGPEGDFSPEEVTLALHNGFEPISLGESRLRTETAALVACHTLHVLNQ from the coding sequence ATGCAAATATTTTATACGCCGGACATAGCTGTAAATACAGAGTTGCCGGATGAAGAAGGGCAGCATGCCATTCGAGTACTCCGGCTAAACGAAGGAGCCGAAATACTACTTACAGACGGTAAAGGAACATTTTATAAAGCTGCCATTGCTGTTGCCAACGCTAAGCATTGTCGTGTTGATATACTTGAACAATGGTCGCCAGGCAAACTATGGGACTTTACATTGCATATAGCCGTTGCCCCAACCAAAAATATGGATAGGCTGGAATGGTTTGCAGAAAAAGCAACCGAGATAGGTATTGATGCCATAACCTGTTTAAATTGCCGCTATTCGGAACGTAAGGAGGTAAAGCCGGCCCGTATCGAGAAGATACTGGTTAGTGCTATGAAGCAATCGCAAAAAGCAACATTACCAGTATTAACCGGAATGACCGACTTTAAGACGTTTGTTTCTCAACCATTCGACGGACGCAAATTTATTGCTCATTGTAATGAGGGCGAAAAGCCATTGATAAAACAGATCTATAATCCGGGAGAATCTGCCCTGGTCCTGATCGGACCCGAAGGCGATTTCAGTCCGGAAGAGGTTACATTGGCACTGCATAACGGCTTTGAACCAATATCTTTAGGAGAGAGCCGACTCAGAACGGAGACTGCCGCTCTTGTAGCCTGTCATACCTTGCATGTACTAAATCAATAA
- a CDS encoding META domain-containing protein, whose translation MKVNLSVITLSLGLLILAPGCSTSKMKNNTAIEGREWSLVSVQSKDGSTKLTPAEDQQPTLSILQGRVSGSAGCNRIMGSVVVEGNKLKFDKVATTMMLCPDAMNLEDAVLNVFGLANNYKVTGTTLELKKDSEVLAVYKIK comes from the coding sequence ATGAAAGTAAATTTATCTGTTATTACCCTGAGTTTGGGGTTGCTAATTTTAGCACCCGGATGTTCAACATCCAAAATGAAGAACAATACTGCAATTGAAGGTCGCGAATGGAGTTTGGTTTCCGTACAATCTAAAGATGGTTCAACCAAACTTACTCCGGCTGAAGACCAGCAGCCCACGCTTTCGATATTGCAGGGAAGGGTGAGTGGCTCTGCCGGTTGTAACCGAATTATGGGTTCGGTCGTTGTTGAAGGTAATAAGCTGAAATTCGATAAAGTAGCAACAACCATGATGCTTTGTCCGGACGCTATGAACCTGGAAGATGCCGTGCTTAATGTATTTGGACTGGCCAACAACTATAAGGTTACTGGTACAACGCTCGAACTTAAGAAGGATTCTGAAGTTCTTGCTGTATATAAGATCAAATAA
- a CDS encoding Crp/Fnr family transcriptional regulator codes for MNPTDPFVQLYGHLDAALLADEQFVSEFKNSATLLKVQKGDYLLRAGEVCSEGYFINKGLFLHLFINDQGNESVMGFSVDNFYPFLSSISYFTQTPSDFEILAMEDAELICISRTQIEMLSSRYPLFASFYQRVMMMVISKIYTMYAARQSHTAEGFMEYLYNEYIWIVNRVPDKYIARFMGISNAWYCKLKKRLFDSGKV; via the coding sequence ATGAATCCTACCGATCCTTTCGTACAACTGTATGGGCATCTGGATGCAGCTCTGCTGGCCGACGAACAGTTTGTAAGCGAGTTTAAGAACAGCGCCACATTGCTTAAGGTACAAAAAGGAGATTACCTTCTCAGAGCGGGTGAGGTCTGCTCTGAGGGTTACTTTATAAATAAAGGCCTGTTTCTGCACCTGTTTATCAACGATCAGGGCAACGAGAGTGTGATGGGATTTTCCGTAGATAATTTCTATCCCTTTCTTTCTTCCATTTCCTACTTTACCCAAACGCCTTCCGATTTCGAGATTCTGGCAATGGAAGATGCCGAGCTGATCTGTATCTCGCGGACCCAGATAGAAATGTTATCGTCCCGATATCCATTGTTCGCCTCTTTCTATCAGCGGGTGATGATGATGGTTATTTCCAAGATCTATACAATGTATGCAGCCCGCCAATCCCACACGGCAGAAGGGTTTATGGAATACCTTTACAATGAATACATATGGATTGTAAACAGAGTTCCAGATAAGTATATCGCCCGTTTTATGGGTATCAGCAATGCCTGGTACTGCAAGCTCAAGAAACGTCTTTTCGATTCGGGCAAGGTTTAA
- a CDS encoding bifunctional nuclease family protein, producing MEKKIKLRVQGLTNSQVQSGAYALILAEEDGNRRIPVIVGTPEAQSIAIALEYITPPRPLTHDLFVSFATAFDIKLKEVYIYKFEEGIFYSELLFTDGKREIPVDSRTSDAIAIALRAKCDIYVSESIMIEAGVVLDEDVEDNADEDFEDDDDDLMAMDPDEIKDDEALKRWLGLIDDEELNKRLEEAVQDENYEHAKMYQDEIRRRKKDKEETE from the coding sequence GTGGAAAAAAAAATCAAATTACGTGTTCAGGGATTAACTAACAGTCAGGTTCAATCAGGAGCTTATGCATTAATACTAGCAGAAGAAGATGGCAATCGCCGTATTCCTGTGATTGTAGGAACTCCCGAAGCCCAATCGATTGCTATTGCTCTCGAGTATATTACTCCCCCCCGTCCATTAACGCACGATTTATTTGTAAGTTTTGCTACTGCTTTTGATATAAAACTGAAAGAAGTTTATATATATAAATTTGAAGAAGGCATTTTCTATTCAGAGTTACTGTTTACAGACGGTAAACGAGAGATTCCGGTAGATTCTCGTACATCGGATGCAATAGCCATCGCTTTACGAGCTAAATGTGATATTTATGTATCTGAATCGATCATGATTGAAGCCGGAGTTGTACTGGATGAAGATGTAGAAGATAATGCTGATGAAGATTTTGAAGACGACGACGATGACCTGATGGCTATGGATCCGGATGAGATAAAGGATGATGAAGCCCTGAAAAGATGGTTGGGATTAATTGATGACGAAGAATTAAACAAACGTCTTGAAGAGGCAGTGCAGGATGAAAATTACGAGCATGCCAAAATGTATCAGGATGAGATACGTCGCCGTAAAAAGGATAAGGAAGAAACCGAATAA
- a CDS encoding TolC family protein, whose translation MKRAFVLSLALLASAFVYGQRTLTLDECRSLAIQNNKELQIAGEKVRVAGYDKQAALTKYFPQVSAMGTYMRNQKDINLLDDKTVAGLGKLLPIDVGAFTHLDIQDVWLGNVSLVQPVFMGGKIIAYNQITKYAKELAQSMNDLKLQDVIYKTDEAYWQVVSLVNKKKLADSYVSLLRKMDTDVQALIEEGVATQVDGMSVRVKLNQAEMAQTKVDNGLALSRMALAQLCGLPLEESLALADENIESLPESASSSGSFSVEEAFINRQELKSLDYAVRIYKKKEKIALAEHLPSVALTANYLVTNPNSFNGFKNDFGGMFNVGVAVQVPISGWWEGTYKRNAARAETHIKQLELDDAKEKIELQVNQSVYKVNEAGKKLTASSRNKEKAEENLRHATIGFEEGVIPALNLMEAQTAWVEAQSDLIDAQIEVKLTDVYLSKALGRLSSTTNNK comes from the coding sequence ATGAAAAGAGCCTTTGTATTGTCATTAGCATTATTGGCCTCTGCCTTCGTGTACGGTCAGCGTACACTTACGCTTGATGAGTGCAGGAGTCTGGCCATTCAAAACAACAAAGAATTACAGATAGCCGGCGAGAAGGTGCGTGTTGCAGGTTACGATAAACAGGCGGCGCTGACCAAGTATTTTCCGCAGGTTTCCGCAATGGGTACCTACATGCGGAATCAGAAAGATATCAATTTGCTGGATGATAAGACGGTTGCCGGTCTGGGTAAATTGTTGCCCATCGATGTAGGTGCGTTTACCCATCTTGACATTCAGGATGTTTGGTTGGGTAATGTCTCGCTGGTACAACCGGTATTTATGGGTGGTAAGATAATCGCCTATAACCAGATTACAAAGTATGCCAAGGAGTTGGCCCAGTCCATGAACGACCTGAAGCTGCAGGATGTAATCTATAAAACAGACGAAGCATACTGGCAGGTGGTTTCGCTGGTTAACAAGAAGAAGTTGGCCGATTCGTATGTTTCCCTTCTCCGCAAAATGGATACTGATGTTCAGGCTTTGATAGAGGAGGGGGTAGCTACACAGGTAGATGGAATGTCTGTGCGTGTAAAGCTGAATCAGGCTGAGATGGCGCAGACCAAAGTAGATAATGGGTTGGCTCTTTCGCGTATGGCGTTGGCACAGTTATGTGGATTGCCACTGGAAGAGTCGCTTGCATTGGCCGACGAAAATATTGAATCGCTGCCCGAAAGCGCCTCTTCATCAGGTTCTTTTAGTGTGGAAGAGGCCTTTATAAACCGCCAGGAGCTTAAGAGCCTGGATTATGCTGTGCGTATTTATAAAAAGAAAGAAAAGATTGCTTTGGCCGAACATTTGCCCAGCGTAGCGCTTACGGCAAATTACCTGGTAACCAATCCGAATTCGTTTAATGGCTTCAAAAATGATTTTGGTGGTATGTTTAATGTAGGTGTAGCGGTTCAGGTTCCTATATCCGGATGGTGGGAAGGCACATACAAACGGAATGCTGCCCGGGCGGAGACTCACATTAAGCAACTGGAGCTGGATGATGCAAAGGAAAAAATAGAGCTGCAGGTAAATCAATCGGTCTACAAGGTGAACGAAGCCGGTAAAAAATTAACAGCCTCGTCCCGCAATAAAGAAAAGGCCGAAGAAAATCTGCGTCATGCTACCATCGGTTTCGAAGAAGGAGTTATTCCTGCCCTTAATCTCATGGAGGCACAGACAGCCTGGGTAGAGGCTCAGTCTGATTTAATTGATGCACAGATAGAGGTTAAACTTACCGATGTATATTTGTCAAAGGCCCTTGGACGGCTATCTTCAACTACAAATAATAAATGA